The following proteins come from a genomic window of Paeniglutamicibacter kerguelensis:
- a CDS encoding DUF6318 family protein: MFGKTKSVIIALCAGAFLMGAAGCTASADPAEPSSSLPPASINAPSLSPTPSANPTPKPVPASSTGPAQNWPVPKMPEAAKERTEAGVAAFTEYWFELVSYSDATNDTKPLKSVTQRSCFLCAEQIVDPVDQNKAVGAWRAGGAIDVSITLSKAIGDDGVAGFALQREEIVAYISSGKVQGTFPKTSEPMVGTLYLVFKKGWQVVDLEFIEPGEKS; encoded by the coding sequence ATGTTTGGCAAAACTAAAAGCGTCATCATCGCCCTATGCGCGGGCGCATTCTTGATGGGAGCCGCTGGCTGCACAGCCTCGGCGGATCCCGCCGAGCCTTCCAGCTCGCTACCACCAGCATCGATCAACGCACCCAGTTTGTCGCCCACGCCGAGTGCCAACCCGACGCCGAAACCAGTTCCAGCGAGCTCGACGGGCCCTGCGCAAAACTGGCCCGTCCCGAAAATGCCGGAAGCCGCGAAAGAAAGAACAGAAGCGGGAGTTGCTGCATTTACCGAGTACTGGTTCGAGCTTGTTAGCTACTCCGATGCGACCAACGATACGAAACCTCTCAAATCGGTTACGCAAAGGTCGTGCTTCTTGTGCGCGGAACAGATTGTTGATCCAGTTGATCAAAACAAAGCGGTGGGTGCTTGGCGCGCAGGTGGAGCGATTGATGTTTCGATCACTTTGTCAAAAGCAATCGGTGACGATGGAGTCGCTGGATTCGCGTTGCAGCGGGAAGAAATAGTCGCATATATAAGTTCTGGGAAGGTCCAAGGGACATTCCCTAAAACCTCAGAACCGATGGTTGGGACGTTATACCTAGTATTCAAAAAAGGGTGGCAGGTCGTGGACCTTGAGTTCATCGAGCCTGGGGAAAAATCATAA
- a CDS encoding phosphatase PAP2 family protein, translated as MNTPRRRGPGRAPSVGSIFVLVLALTLGLFGVARRLWVSARMGEGIGTWDVPTLEWMVAHRTPVATNVAWFFSTLGSAWGMTTIALLATGFLAWRTRSYWPVLLIGFTAAGSVALTVLLKNLTARARPLLAQVVEPLPTSYAFPSGHTLNATAILGVVGYLLFLVLRSQLARILSLVSLGILVLAIGWSRIYLGHHWLTDVLQGLLIGGAWAAIVISLHHFVVLKNRRFAHWIMV; from the coding sequence GCCGCGGACCCGGACGTGCTCCAAGCGTCGGATCCATATTTGTCCTTGTCCTTGCCCTGACGCTGGGTCTCTTCGGCGTTGCCCGGCGCTTGTGGGTTTCGGCGCGGATGGGCGAAGGAATTGGAACGTGGGATGTTCCGACGCTTGAATGGATGGTCGCACACCGGACGCCCGTCGCCACGAATGTTGCATGGTTCTTTTCGACGCTCGGCAGCGCCTGGGGCATGACGACGATTGCACTTCTTGCCACCGGGTTTCTGGCTTGGCGGACCCGCAGCTATTGGCCGGTGCTGCTGATCGGATTCACCGCGGCGGGTTCGGTTGCCTTGACCGTGCTGCTGAAAAACCTGACCGCGCGAGCGCGTCCGCTGCTGGCCCAGGTCGTCGAGCCTCTGCCCACGTCGTATGCCTTCCCCAGCGGCCATACGCTCAATGCCACCGCGATTCTCGGGGTCGTCGGTTACCTGCTTTTCCTTGTCCTGCGGAGCCAGCTAGCCCGCATCTTGAGTCTGGTTTCCTTGGGAATCTTGGTCTTGGCCATTGGATGGAGCCGCATCTATCTGGGACACCATTGGCTGACGGACGTGCTTCAAGGGTTGTTGATCGGCGGCGCCTGGGCGGCAATCGTCATCTCGTTGCACCATTTTGTGGTGCTGAAGAATCGGCGATTTGCGCACTGGATCATGGTCTAG
- a CDS encoding SDR family oxidoreductase produces MKVIVLGGQGNMGGRVAQLLESAGHQAILASRSTGIDAYTGTGLADSFAGADAVVDCLNIISMKADVCVDFYETTARNVIRAAEDARVAHLVCVSIVNARNPEINRHMGYYRGKAAQEARYQNAPVPTTIVRSTQWFELTETLINQLRVGPIALVPRMMSQPVAADAVARVIVSAVELGTEAPAGVELAGPEPRNMAKLARLVAHNNNVLQNGAPHTRVIAVPVPGIKVLNGGLLPGVGVAKDPTTFEEWLTNGRTASNSG; encoded by the coding sequence ATGAAAGTCATTGTTCTCGGAGGACAGGGAAACATGGGCGGGCGCGTGGCACAGCTGCTGGAGTCTGCCGGTCACCAAGCCATCCTCGCCAGCCGTTCGACCGGTATCGATGCATACACGGGAACGGGTCTGGCGGATTCGTTTGCGGGTGCCGACGCGGTGGTCGACTGCCTGAACATCATCTCGATGAAGGCCGATGTATGCGTCGATTTCTACGAGACGACCGCTCGAAACGTGATCCGGGCGGCCGAGGACGCCCGCGTGGCGCATCTCGTGTGCGTGTCGATCGTGAACGCGCGCAACCCCGAGATCAACAGACACATGGGTTACTATCGCGGCAAGGCGGCGCAAGAAGCGCGATACCAAAACGCCCCGGTTCCAACCACGATCGTCCGTTCAACACAGTGGTTTGAACTTACGGAGACACTCATCAACCAACTGCGTGTCGGCCCGATTGCGCTGGTGCCACGGATGATGAGCCAACCTGTTGCCGCCGATGCCGTTGCCCGAGTCATTGTTTCCGCGGTTGAACTGGGGACGGAAGCACCTGCTGGAGTTGAGCTGGCGGGCCCGGAACCTCGAAACATGGCGAAGTTGGCACGGTTGGTCGCACACAACAACAACGTGCTTCAGAATGGTGCTCCGCATACCCGGGTCATTGCCGTCCCGGTGCCCGGAATCAAGGTCTTGAACGGCGGACTGCTGCCAGGAGTCGGGGTCGCGAAGGATCCGACTACATTCGAGGAGTGGTTGACCAACGGAAGAACAGCAAGCAATTCGGGATAA